In the genome of Pediococcus claussenii ATCC BAA-344, one region contains:
- a CDS encoding nitroreductase, which produces METREAIYKRQSIRHFKDQAIQQTVLEEIVKDAQRAPSWANSQPGHVYVAIGSTLKEIKKRHLEKSQQGASGNSDLETTHRNTWSVEAQTNMENWSRFVSQRLQEEHSPVFAFQDAQFNLFNSAAIAYLTLPQNANGWSLYDLGAFGQTLMLSAIDRGIQSMPAYELVKYPKDLRETMGIPSSEMIVMGIGLGFPDGSGINQIYTKRNEIDKILTIKK; this is translated from the coding sequence ATGGAAACAAGAGAAGCAATTTATAAAAGACAATCCATTCGTCATTTTAAGGATCAAGCAATTCAACAAACAGTATTGGAAGAGATTGTAAAGGATGCACAACGAGCACCTTCGTGGGCAAATTCGCAACCAGGGCATGTCTATGTTGCAATTGGTTCAACACTTAAGGAGATAAAAAAGCGTCATTTAGAGAAGAGTCAGCAAGGAGCTTCAGGAAATTCTGATTTAGAAACAACACATCGAAATACTTGGTCCGTTGAAGCTCAGACGAATATGGAAAATTGGAGTCGGTTTGTTTCACAACGTTTACAAGAAGAACATAGTCCAGTCTTTGCATTTCAAGATGCCCAATTTAATCTATTTAATTCTGCAGCAATCGCTTATTTAACTCTACCTCAGAACGCAAATGGATGGTCATTATATGATTTGGGAGCATTTGGACAAACTTTGATGTTGAGTGCAATTGACCGTGGCATACAGTCAATGCCAGCGTATGAATTAGTGAAGTATCCAAAGGATCTGCGTGAGACAATGGGAATACCTAGTTCCGAGATGATTGTAATGGGAATTGGATTGGGATTTCCGGATGGCAGTGGAATTAATCAGATTTATACAAAGCGCAATGAAATAGATAAAATTTTAACAATAAAAAAATAG
- a CDS encoding TetR/AcrR family transcriptional regulator, translating to MISNSYKKIITTFLDITSQKTVQKITISELMQRSNLKRETFYYYFDSKETLIEETLRFILFTPYLDKLNNNSIADANLTLLTTIKKYPIFFKDLLSPQNEYIFKQIYCQLSVETLTSFFTKDNGEKISSEFQLALKFYAYAVNNIIYEWIQQNFNIENDILVKQLSNIPHTLSTHF from the coding sequence TTGATTTCAAATAGCTACAAAAAAATCATCACCACATTCTTAGACATAACCTCACAAAAAACAGTTCAGAAAATAACCATTTCAGAACTGATGCAAAGATCAAACCTTAAAAGAGAAACTTTTTATTACTATTTTGATAGCAAAGAGACCTTAATTGAAGAAACCCTTAGATTTATTTTATTTACCCCATATTTAGATAAGCTCAATAATAACTCTATCGCTGATGCAAACTTAACCTTGCTAACAACTATCAAAAAATATCCAATTTTCTTTAAAGACCTACTAAGTCCCCAAAACGAATATATATTCAAACAAATATACTGCCAACTATCCGTAGAAACATTAACCAGTTTTTTCACAAAAGATAACGGCGAAAAAATTTCATCTGAATTTCAATTAGCTTTAAAATTCTACGCATACGCAGTTAATAACATCATATATGAATGGATTCAACAAAACTTTAATATTGAAAACGATATACTCGTTAAGCAACTTTCTAATATACCACATACTTTATCAACCCATTTTTAA
- a CDS encoding GNAT family N-acetyltransferase: MATIYICKAQLTDLSVIMKIIDTAKLLLKQDGSPQWQDGQPSQDTFKQDIKNGNCYLLIFNDKIAGTATLLQENDPHYTKIDGNWAANVPYATIHRIALSSDFRGQHLSDFFMSNLISLAFSNGFRDIRIDTHQLNKRMQHLIAKQGFEYRGIISVSPGKNGLRRAYELQLR, from the coding sequence ATGGCAACAATTTATATTTGCAAGGCCCAACTAACCGATCTGTCAGTCATAATGAAAATTATTGATACAGCAAAGCTTCTTTTAAAACAGGATGGAAGCCCTCAATGGCAAGATGGGCAGCCCAGCCAAGATACTTTTAAACAAGATATTAAGAATGGAAATTGTTATCTTCTAATTTTTAATGACAAAATTGCTGGTACGGCAACATTATTACAAGAAAATGACCCCCATTACACTAAAATCGATGGAAACTGGGCAGCCAATGTGCCGTATGCTACTATTCATCGAATTGCGCTCTCAAGTGATTTTCGCGGACAACATTTAAGTGACTTTTTTATGAGCAATTTAATATCTTTAGCATTTTCAAATGGGTTTCGTGATATTCGCATTGACACTCACCAACTGAACAAACGGATGCAACATCTGATCGCTAAACAAGGCTTTGAATATCGTGGCATAATATCTGTTTCTCCAGGAAAAAACGGTCTTCGACGAGCTTATGAATTGCAATTAAGATAG
- a CDS encoding MFS transporter gives MNENNSKKRILILIALGMFTFMSTLDGSIVNIAMPVMSRSLHVSISQIEWVVSIYLMTISSLLMFFGRLGDTVGKTVIFRIGTAVFLLGSFLAGVNLGLAFLLGARVIQAIGAAMTMSNSFGITTSTFPMEQRGRAMGVIGTFVALGSVAGPAIGGLILNYLPWNYIFWINVPIGIIAIIAGAIALPKSETTQKSDNLDWIGTLLFMIFIATFFYSLLQGPVVGYTSPVVISTFVISLFAIAMFIYVETHTKNPLLDLSIFKIADYSLGLLAALFVFINGFFFNVLIPYYLVNARGYSSGYSGLLMSIVPLTMVIFGPLGGVLSDKFGGPRITVLGLSTLLISQILIMFYNLQTPIWFFIIGTILAGIGTGLFQSPNNAVVMSAVPFSRLGIAGSVNALARNLGMILGVSLSTSSLFLVMSAISHRTISSYPYHQSGLFIDGMRIAFLISAVLLAIADVIAIVRWRRSATLNSAK, from the coding sequence ATGAATGAAAATAATTCAAAAAAACGAATTTTGATTTTAATTGCGCTTGGCATGTTCACATTTATGTCTACACTAGACGGATCAATCGTCAACATCGCCATGCCAGTCATGTCAAGATCACTCCATGTATCAATCAGTCAAATTGAATGGGTTGTTTCAATCTATTTGATGACCATCAGTTCTTTGCTTATGTTTTTTGGCAGACTGGGGGACACAGTTGGAAAAACTGTCATATTCCGAATTGGAACAGCTGTTTTCCTTCTTGGCTCATTTTTAGCCGGGGTTAACCTCGGACTTGCATTTCTCCTTGGTGCACGTGTTATTCAAGCTATTGGGGCTGCAATGACCATGTCTAATAGCTTTGGAATCACAACCAGCACCTTCCCAATGGAGCAGCGTGGGCGTGCTATGGGAGTTATTGGAACCTTTGTTGCCCTTGGGTCAGTTGCTGGTCCCGCTATCGGAGGATTAATTCTCAATTACCTGCCATGGAACTATATCTTTTGGATTAACGTTCCAATTGGAATTATTGCAATCATTGCCGGCGCTATTGCACTCCCCAAATCTGAAACAACACAGAAAAGTGATAACCTTGACTGGATCGGAACCCTATTGTTTATGATTTTTATTGCAACCTTCTTCTATTCATTACTTCAAGGCCCTGTTGTTGGTTACACTAGCCCCGTGGTTATCTCTACATTTGTTATTTCTTTATTTGCAATTGCAATGTTTATCTACGTTGAAACTCACACTAAAAACCCTCTACTAGATTTGTCTATTTTTAAAATTGCAGACTATAGCTTAGGCCTTTTAGCAGCCCTATTCGTGTTCATTAATGGTTTTTTCTTCAACGTTTTAATTCCCTACTACCTAGTTAATGCGCGTGGCTATTCATCCGGTTATTCTGGATTATTGATGTCAATTGTTCCATTAACCATGGTTATTTTCGGACCACTTGGTGGTGTTCTATCTGACAAATTTGGTGGCCCTCGTATTACAGTTTTAGGCTTGAGTACCTTACTTATTTCACAAATCTTAATTATGTTCTATAACTTACAAACTCCCATCTGGTTCTTTATCATCGGTACAATATTAGCAGGGATCGGAACCGGACTATTCCAATCACCAAATAATGCGGTCGTCATGTCTGCTGTCCCCTTTAGCCGCTTGGGAATCGCCGGTAGTGTTAATGCTTTAGCACGAAACTTAGGTATGATTTTAGGTGTAAGTTTGTCCACATCTTCTTTATTCTTAGTAATGAGCGCTATTTCACACCGTACTATCTCCAGCTACCCTTATCATCAAAGCGGTTTATTCATTGATGGTATGAGAATTGCATTTTTAATTTCAGCAGTTCTATTAGCAATTGCAGATGTTATTGCAATCGTGCGTTGGCGTCGCAGTGCAACATTAAATTCAGCTAAATAA
- a CDS encoding MFS transporter, with amino-acid sequence MNTKAKLTIAAMAISIFLCMLDTTVMNIALPAIQSGLNISLENLSWAINVYTIVFAVFTIPLGRIADIFGRNKVYVLGLVLFGLGSLFSGFSNSAELLVAGRGIQSLGAAVIFPTSMTIGISMTNMANRRNVIAALGITQGLSSALGPTIGGIVTQYMGWRWIFFVNVPLILIDLVLCLALLQFKNENRSNSKIDWLGMLLSMGALLSITLALVKGNDWGWTSSSTIGLIIAFVFFFVLFILAERKVKDPMVRLDLFKNRQFDGAALGIVMTGVLLVAIMVIMPSFFTKVLDKSELMAALMITPTSVMIFIWAPIAGSVLEKIGPRLLIFIGMLLMACGYSSFLWIDPTQYMQILIALLFVGAGFGMIAGPVMILGAADFTGEMLTASQSVMGVLRQIGTVLAVAIFVSALSANISSAKSTALNDADYYIQKMDVSQQVKDSMRKKTHEQFKNSGDADSVQTKQSSSFVSKKQRQQIIEETYQKVMSKEPKNLPIQVKQVIYTRVTVQVDKKIKDTNSKVTNVVSKIKSNTKNLIVEAFIRPYKITFPFTVLAMLIALLFEEKRSYLKVKQQQLKQDIK; translated from the coding sequence ATGAATACTAAAGCAAAATTAACAATTGCTGCAATGGCAATTAGTATCTTCCTTTGTATGTTGGATACAACGGTAATGAATATTGCATTACCCGCAATCCAAAGCGGGTTAAACATTAGTTTGGAAAATTTATCTTGGGCGATTAACGTATATACAATAGTTTTTGCCGTGTTTACAATTCCTTTGGGAAGAATTGCTGATATTTTTGGAAGAAATAAAGTTTACGTGTTGGGATTAGTTCTATTTGGACTTGGATCACTATTTTCGGGTTTCTCAAACTCGGCCGAATTATTAGTTGCAGGTAGAGGAATTCAAAGTTTGGGTGCTGCAGTAATTTTTCCAACAAGCATGACAATTGGAATTTCGATGACCAATATGGCAAATCGTAGGAATGTTATTGCTGCGCTTGGAATTACTCAAGGATTATCGTCGGCGTTAGGACCTACAATTGGCGGAATTGTGACGCAGTACATGGGATGGCGTTGGATCTTTTTCGTAAATGTTCCATTGATCTTAATTGACTTGGTTCTTTGCTTAGCACTATTACAATTTAAAAATGAGAACCGCTCTAATTCAAAAATTGATTGGCTTGGGATGTTGCTGTCAATGGGGGCTCTTCTTTCAATTACCTTAGCGTTAGTTAAGGGAAATGATTGGGGTTGGACAAGTAGTTCTACGATTGGTCTGATTATTGCGTTCGTATTTTTCTTCGTGTTATTTATTTTAGCGGAGCGCAAAGTTAAAGATCCTATGGTTCGCTTGGACTTATTCAAAAATCGTCAGTTTGATGGCGCAGCACTGGGAATTGTAATGACGGGAGTATTACTAGTTGCAATCATGGTTATCATGCCGTCATTCTTTACCAAGGTTCTGGACAAGTCTGAGTTAATGGCTGCGTTGATGATTACTCCAACGTCCGTAATGATTTTCATTTGGGCGCCGATCGCAGGTTCAGTTTTGGAAAAGATTGGGCCAAGATTATTAATCTTTATTGGGATGTTATTAATGGCATGTGGATATAGTTCATTTCTTTGGATTGATCCAACCCAGTATATGCAAATTTTGATTGCACTATTGTTCGTCGGTGCAGGATTTGGAATGATTGCTGGCCCAGTCATGATACTGGGTGCTGCTGATTTTACAGGAGAAATGTTGACCGCATCACAGAGCGTTATGGGGGTTTTACGACAAATCGGTACTGTTCTTGCGGTGGCAATCTTTGTATCAGCGTTATCAGCCAATATTAGTTCAGCTAAGAGTACAGCTTTAAATGATGCAGATTACTATATTCAAAAGATGGATGTTAGCCAGCAAGTTAAAGATTCAATGCGTAAAAAAACACATGAACAGTTTAAGAATAGTGGTGACGCAGATAGCGTTCAAACTAAACAATCAAGTAGCTTTGTTTCAAAAAAACAACGCCAGCAAATTATTGAAGAAACATATCAAAAAGTCATGAGTAAAGAGCCAAAAAACTTGCCAATACAAGTAAAACAGGTGATTTACACAAGGGTTACCGTTCAGGTTGATAAGAAAATCAAAGACACAAATTCAAAAGTCACGAATGTTGTTAGCAAAATTAAAAGTAATACTAAGAATTTAATTGTTGAGGCGTTTATCAGGCCATATAAGATTACGTTTCCTTTTACAGTTCTGGCAATGTTAATTGCTTTGTTATTTGAGGAAAAAAGATCATATTTGAAAGTTAAACAACAACAGTTGAAACAAGATATAAAATAA
- a CDS encoding dihydrodipicolinate synthase family protein: MTLENFNVAVPTAFNENNEELDTKATLQHINNLAQQGVKSVVVSGSTGEQHSMSTDERLELINALENNNELPNGLEIIFGIASTRLANAVKLARGVANSKRIKAVLLGFPPYILPTQEEAIQYVKTVLGELGDKQVILYNNPHRTGFDLKVESIVELAKEPQIVGLKESGNPEKVITLKEQLPADFSFMIGGDANLFAKKSLGFNSLSSILGNLDPELMETYFNELEAEPTDEDQARELQQRFNRVATAVSVSKLKNLLSEDISLNMGVGRAPLGM, translated from the coding sequence ATGACTTTAGAAAATTTTAACGTGGCGGTGCCTACCGCTTTTAATGAAAATAATGAGGAATTAGATACAAAGGCGACTTTGCAACACATTAATAATTTAGCACAACAAGGAGTCAAGTCAGTGGTAGTTAGTGGCTCAACAGGTGAACAACACAGTATGTCAACTGATGAAAGGCTTGAGTTAATTAACGCTTTAGAAAATAATAACGAATTGCCTAATGGGTTAGAAATAATTTTTGGGATTGCAAGCACTCGTTTGGCTAACGCCGTTAAATTGGCGCGTGGTGTTGCAAATTCTAAGCGAATTAAAGCCGTCTTGTTAGGATTTCCACCATATATTTTACCGACTCAAGAGGAAGCTATTCAGTATGTTAAAACTGTGCTGGGCGAATTAGGCGACAAACAAGTTATTTTATATAATAATCCACATCGTACCGGCTTTGATTTAAAAGTCGAAAGCATTGTTGAATTGGCTAAAGAACCACAAATTGTTGGTTTGAAAGAATCTGGTAATCCAGAAAAAGTTATTACTTTAAAGGAACAATTACCCGCGGACTTTAGTTTCATGATTGGTGGAGATGCCAACTTATTTGCTAAGAAGTCATTAGGGTTTAACAGTTTATCATCGATTTTAGGGAACTTAGATCCAGAACTTATGGAAACTTATTTCAATGAATTGGAAGCTGAACCAACCGACGAGGATCAAGCACGCGAATTACAACAAAGATTTAATCGTGTGGCAACGGCAGTTTCGGTTTCAAAGCTTAAGAACCTGTTATCAGAAGACATTAGTCTTAATATGGGTGTGGGAAGAGCACCACTTGGAATGTAG
- a CDS encoding AEC family transporter, whose translation MFLQSIQGVLVIILMVAVGYYLASQHWFTENSKKLVAKLVTQVALPPYMIVSIMKDFNKHQLITLLPNLIFPVVSMFILMGLSWVVMRLLRIDLSRRGLFMSMFFNSNTVFVGLPINLAIFGTKSLPYVLVYYMANTTIFWTIGVYFIQRDNPDNTQKINLVDGIKKVFSAPLLGFMIGIALIMLNVKLPVFLMQSFNYLGGLTIPLSMLFIGISVYDAGLRNMRINKDSLGVLSGRFIFAPIIMSLLVIWAPMPLLMKEVFILQSCMPVMTNAPVVAKLYNADSDFASIMVTETTLLSLIMVPIMMELITKIV comes from the coding sequence ATTTTTTTACAAAGCATTCAAGGCGTTCTCGTTATCATTTTAATGGTTGCAGTCGGATATTACCTTGCTAGTCAGCACTGGTTTACTGAAAATTCAAAAAAATTAGTTGCCAAACTAGTAACACAAGTTGCGCTCCCACCCTACATGATTGTTTCGATCATGAAGGATTTCAATAAACATCAATTAATCACGCTTTTGCCCAACCTTATTTTTCCCGTAGTTTCTATGTTCATACTAATGGGTCTATCATGGGTTGTGATGCGATTATTAAGGATCGATCTAAGTCGGCGCGGTCTTTTTATGTCTATGTTTTTTAATTCCAACACAGTTTTCGTGGGATTACCAATTAATCTTGCAATTTTCGGGACAAAAAGTTTACCTTATGTTTTGGTATATTATATGGCTAATACCACCATTTTTTGGACAATTGGTGTTTATTTCATTCAACGTGATAATCCAGATAATACCCAAAAAATTAACCTTGTTGATGGCATTAAGAAGGTGTTCTCAGCTCCACTTTTGGGATTTATGATCGGAATCGCTTTAATTATGTTAAACGTAAAATTACCAGTATTTCTCATGCAAAGCTTCAACTACTTGGGCGGTTTAACGATTCCACTTTCCATGCTATTTATTGGTATTTCAGTTTATGATGCTGGCTTACGCAACATGCGCATCAACAAGGACAGCCTCGGTGTCTTATCAGGCCGCTTTATCTTTGCACCCATTATTATGTCATTACTAGTAATCTGGGCACCAATGCCTTTACTCATGAAAGAAGTCTTCATACTACAATCGTGCATGCCCGTTATGACTAATGCTCCGGTTGTTGCTAAACTATATAATGCGGATTCTGACTTTGCTTCTATCATGGTTACAGAAACCACGCTTCTTTCACTGATAATGGTGCCTATTATGATGGAATTGATTACGAAGATTGTATAA
- a CDS encoding carbonic anhydrase family protein, giving the protein MKKIDYQKQGEWIQGHGMLQSPILLDPSNSSKSSQEIIEYTSPLIGQKLIDKKNNLGIESDGTIKANGRMFSLNEVHFHLNAEHQLKYESRPRALEMHFVFQDMLEEKLVVGVTFIIGNTNETIERLLSGMDSEFKLERNVNLSSLVPMDGNYYWYSGSLTTPPLTEGVEWIVYDQPLTISNGQLEHYRRFYFEKNARSTQPTNGRKIYLI; this is encoded by the coding sequence ATGAAGAAGATCGATTATCAAAAACAGGGGGAGTGGATTCAGGGACATGGGATGTTGCAGTCACCAATATTGCTTGATCCAAGTAACTCTTCAAAAAGTTCACAAGAAATTATTGAATATACTTCTCCATTGATTGGCCAAAAACTAATTGATAAGAAGAATAACCTTGGTATTGAGTCGGATGGAACAATAAAGGCTAATGGTAGAATGTTTAGTTTAAATGAAGTTCATTTTCACCTTAATGCTGAACATCAATTGAAGTATGAATCGCGGCCTAGAGCGTTGGAGATGCATTTTGTATTTCAAGACATGCTTGAAGAAAAATTGGTGGTCGGTGTGACTTTTATAATTGGAAATACCAACGAAACAATCGAAAGATTATTAAGTGGAATGGATTCAGAATTTAAACTGGAGCGAAATGTTAATTTGAGCAGCTTGGTTCCGATGGATGGAAATTATTATTGGTACTCCGGTTCTCTAACGACACCCCCGTTAACTGAGGGCGTTGAGTGGATAGTATATGATCAGCCCTTAACAATTAGCAACGGACAACTGGAACATTATCGTCGATTCTATTTCGAAAAAAATGCTCGTTCAACACAACCAACGAATGGTCGTAAGATTTATTTGATATAA
- a CDS encoding TetR/AcrR family transcriptional regulator C-terminal domain-containing protein: MEDNLRSKRSLQKLFNALIQEMTTVAIDDISISKLCTDAGVSRTFYYKNFYSLEDVIFHNLTIQATQYMRASLKYEQVNSVTLFTEFFKMIKHHSNAWSVLINTNHEYLLVEISEKVTQKLSAQKIIDDEASYNFRYWNEFLSSGMVSVAIAWIHNGFEEEPAALGRYLSNYLNNWHSKSI; this comes from the coding sequence ATGGAAGATAATCTACGCTCTAAAAGATCCCTACAAAAACTTTTTAACGCATTAATTCAGGAGATGACCACCGTTGCAATTGATGATATTTCCATCAGTAAATTATGCACAGATGCTGGCGTTTCAAGAACTTTCTATTATAAAAACTTTTATTCACTAGAGGATGTTATTTTTCATAACCTAACCATCCAAGCAACCCAATACATGCGAGCTTCTTTAAAATATGAACAAGTCAATTCAGTTACCCTATTCACTGAATTTTTTAAAATGATTAAGCATCACAGCAATGCCTGGTCTGTTCTAATCAATACTAATCATGAATATTTACTTGTTGAAATTTCAGAAAAAGTTACACAAAAGTTGTCAGCCCAAAAAATCATAGATGACGAAGCTTCTTATAATTTTAGATATTGGAATGAATTCTTATCCAGTGGCATGGTTAGCGTTGCGATCGCTTGGATTCATAACGGATTTGAAGAAGAGCCCGCCGCACTCGGCAGGTATTTATCCAATTACCTGAACAACTGGCACAGCAAATCTATTTAA